Within the Deltaproteobacteria bacterium genome, the region GCTGCGACCACTGGCTCGCGTCGCGCAGGAAAACGGTCACGTCCTTCGCGAAGAGACAGCCCGAGGGGCCCTGCAACGGTCGCACCAGGACAGCAAGCCAGCGCGACAGCGGGCGCTCCGCGGCGCCGGCTCGCACGTGGCCGGTCTGGGCCCGGGACCAGGCGATGAGGAAGACGCGCTCGACCACGGCCGCGCTGGTCAGGAAGAGCATCGCGGCCGTGCTCGCGAGCATGCCGAAGTAGAAGAGCGGTTCGCCCGGTCGCGCCCCGAGCAGCGGGAGCAGCGTCTCGGCCGCCCAGGTGGTGGGCAGATAGGGGGACCCGGTGGCGCCGAACGCGCCGAGAAAGCTCGCGAAGCCGACGAGGGCAGAAGGATCCGCAAGCCGCTCCGGCCGGAGAAAACGGATCGCGACCACCAGCGCCGCAACCGCGAGCCCCACGCCGACCATGAGGGCATCCCGCGTTCCCCGGGCCGGGAACACGAGCACCAGGCCCGTCGTGATGAGGACACCCACTGCCGCGGGGATGACGAGGAAGGCGAGGAGCACGGCAAGCGCGCCCGCGTAGAAGAGCGGCCCGGCGCGGTAGACGACACCGTAGGCGAGGAGCGCAGGCAGGCCGACGAGGAGCACCATCCAGGAGGACGCGACGACGGTCTCCAGGAAGCGCGCGTGATGGAGTCGCCGGTAGGACAGCGGCGCCGCGAGGAGCGGCGTCACCTCGGCGGCGAGGTAGTAGGTGGTGAGGGCGGTCACGGTGTTGCTCACCAGCAGGACGCCGAAGAAGGTCAGGAAGAGCAGAGCGAGCAGGCGCTGGGTGAGGAACGGGCCGAAGGTGCCGAGGCCGTGGAAGTAGCCGAGCACCCGCGTGAAGAGGAGGAAGCATGCGAGCCAGAAGAGGCCCACCAGCCCCGTCACCGTCACGGCGCGCAGCCGATCGCGGCGCACGACGTTGCGGAGCGAGAGGAGGCGCGGCTGGAGCAGGGCGGCGAGCGTCATGCGCGGCCATCGCCCCCGGCGTGCAGGATGTCGAGGAAGACCGTCTCGAGCGACGGGGACGAGCCGTCATTGGACCCGGCGCGCGCCCGCAGATCGTCGAGCGTTCCCACGATGACCAGGCGGCCGCGGTCGATGATGCCGATGCGGCCGCACAGCTCCTCGGCCACGGCCAGGCTGTGCGTGGACAGGAAGATCGTGACGCCGTCGCCCGCGAGGCGGCGGACGAGGTGTCGCAGCTCGAGCGTGCCCTCGGGGTCGAGTCCCACCATGGGCTCGTCGAGGACCAGGACGCGCGGGCGGTGCACGAGGGCCGCCGCGAGAGCGAGCCGCTGCCGCATGCCCTGCGAGAGCGTCTCCGTGAGCTCGCCCGCCATCCGGCCGAGCCCGAACTCCTCGAGCAGCAGTCGGGCGCGCCGTCCCGCCTCCGCCCCGCCGAGGCCGTAGAGGCCGCCGACGAAGCGCAGAAACTCGAGCGCGGTGAGCTTGTCATAGAGGAAGGGATGATCCGGCAGGTAGCCCGTCACCGCTTTGGCGGCCTCCGGCGCCCGGCGGATGTCGTGTCCGCCCAGGACGGCCGTCCCCGCCGTCGGCTCGAGGAGGCCCACCATCATGCGGATCGTCGTCGTCTTGCCGGCGCCGTTGCGCCCGAGGAAGCCGAAGACGCAGCCGGGCTCGACCTCGAGGCTCAGGTCGTCGACGGCGACGAGCGCGCCGTAGGTCTTCTGCAGCCGCTCGAGCCGGATCACGTGCCTGCCTCCGGCGTTGCGAAGGACAGCTGGCCCACCAGCCCGGCGAGGCCCAGGTGCCGCTCGGGGCCTCCCTCGAGGAGCTTCACGTGGGTGGCGTCGACCGGCATCTGGTCGAACACGGCGTCGGCACTCACCCAGCGGCCGAGCCAGAGCTCGCTCCAGGCGTGGTAGAGGAAGTCTCCGTCCAGATACACGGCCCCCGCTATCATGCGAGCCGGGATGCCGGCCGCGCGGGCGAGGGCGGTCAGGAGGACGGCGTGCTCGTTGCAGTCGCCGCGCCGCACGCGGAGCACCTCCCGCGCGCTCGGCACCGTCGCGCTCGGCTCCCGTGTGAGGCTCGTCGCGACCCAGTGGAGGAGACGTTCCGCCCGGCGCACCGGGTCGCGCTCGTCGCCGACGATCGCGCGGGCCCGCGCCACGATGGTCGGGTCGTCGGACTCGATGAAGGGCGACGGCGCCACGTAGAGCTCCTCGGCCGGACCCGGCGGCGGCGATCCTGGCCCCGGCGCCGCCTCGCGCACGATGCGGAGCCGGCCCGCGCGCATCCGCTGCCGCGGCGGGTCGTCCGGCACCGACCCGAGCGCCGGCCCGGACACCCGGAGCGTGAGCGCCGTCGTCTCGCGGGCGTTCGCAATCGTTCCCCGGAGCGGGATGCGGGCGACGGTCGCGAGGTCGAGCGGCGCGGCGGTGTCGAGGCCTCGGAGCGCCGTGTCGCGTGGCTCGGCTCGGAGGACGAGCCCGAGCATCGCCTCCTCGCGCACCGCGCGTCCGTCGTCGGCGAGCCAGACGTGCGTGCGGAGTCCTTGCTGCTCCTCGTCGACGCGCAACGTCTCGATCCCGTCGATCGTCTCGCGTCCCTCGACCACGGTCGTGACCGGCTCGCTCCGCAGCGTGAGCGGACTGAAGACCGTGTGGCTGTAGCGCGTGCCCGGAGCCGGTCGGGCGGCCGCGATGCGCGGCCGGAAGGTGGTTGCGAGGTAGATGGGTCCCTCGAGCGGGACGGCGAGCGTGTCCAGACGATCGCCCGCCCCGTAGCGCACGACGAGCCGCCTGCCGTCACTCGTGCCGCCGGCCGTGAAGGTGGCGGCGGGCGAGACGAGCGCGAAGCGGAAGCTCCGGAGCCCGAAGCGCTGGTCGGTCTCGGCGGCGAGCGACGTCGTCAGCCGCTGCGGTGTGCCGAGCATGGCGAGGGCGAGCGTCGACTCGTCCCGGACCTGGTAGCCGCCGGCGGTCGGCGCCACGGACCGGCGGGCGTATCCGATCTTCCGCTCGCCCTGGTAGATGCCGAGCCACTCCTCGCGGGGCGGTGCCGATCCCGCTTCGGCGGCGGAGGGCTGAAGCATGGCCAGATCGGTGGCCGGGGGCGACGCCTGCTTGCGCACCAGGAGCGCGAGCATCGTGAGCCAGCAGACGAGGACGGCGATGGTGAGGGGATGTTTCACGGCGGGGGCCTCGTTTTCGACGCCCAGACTAGCGGGCGATTCGAGCGATAGCACGCAGCGACCCGGAGGGCGCGCGGCCGGGACGACACCACCGGCGGGGAGGGGCGGCTATGCGACCCCGTCCCTTCGCATCCTGTCGGGTAACATGGCATCCTTCGCCAGCAACCCTGCCGGAAGCGGTCAGGGGGCTGGAGAGGAGGGAAGAGGAGCATGCGATACGGAGGCGTTCCGTTCCTGGTGCACTGGACCGATTCGGAGGCGAGCGTAGAGAAGGCGCGAGGCGTCAGGGCATCGGCGATCGCCGAGTGGCACAACGGCAACTATACGGGGGCCATGTTCGGCGGGCTGTTCTCATCGGTTGCCCGGACCAACGGGGAAGGGGGCGGAGATGTCGCCGGGATGCGTGTCGGCGGGGTCGTGAGTGGAAACGACGGCGATCTGACCGGCGTGAGCGCGTCGGGACTCTACAACTTCGTGACGGCCAACCTGCTGAACGGTGTGTCGCTCTCGTGGGGAGCCAACGTGGTCGGGGGGCGGCTGAACGGGCTCTCGGCCGCCGGGTGGTACAACTACGCGGGTTCCAACGGGAGGCTCGCCGTACAGATCGGCGCCTTCAACAACCTGGACCGTTACGATCCCGATGGAGCGGTGGTGCAGGTGGGCTGGTACAATCGCGCCGCCGAGCAGTCGATCCCTTTCCTGAACGTCAGGGGGATCAGCAACCTCTTCGAGCGACCCCTCCGGCGGCTGCGTGGTAAGGGCGGGTGACGAGGTAGGGCCCTAGCTCGACGCTCGCGGCGCCCCTCCGCGCTCGAAGAGCCGATTCGCGTCCGCATAGGAGATAGCCTCGGCGGTGTAGCTTGTGTACGTGCCGCGAGTGCGCAGCTCTCGCGCGACGCGGCGCGCGGTCGCGAGCGCGGCCCGTGCGGGACCCGATCCCTGTGAGACCCGCCGCACGCCCACCGCCGCGAGCTCGGCGACGGGCGGAGTGCCCGCAACGGCGAGCACGTTGAGCGGGCCGTCGATCTCGCGTACGAGTCGCGCGATCGTCCCACGGTCCACCACGCCCGGAACGAACAGGCAGTCCGCGCCGGCCTGGCGGTAGAGGTTCGTCCGGCGGACTGCCTCGGCGAAGCGAGCGGGCTCCTCGCCGACCTGGAGCAGGTAGACGTCGGTGCGCGCATTGATGACGAGATGGATGCCGAGCGCATCGGCCGTCGCGCGGACGGCACGGATCTTCTCGGCCTGGAGCTCCGGTTCGACGAGCGGCCGGTCGTCGTCACCGGTCGCGTCTTCGAGGTTCACGCCGATCGCCCCGGCGTCGAGCACGCCGCGGCAGGTCTCGCTGACCTCATGCGCCGTCCGCCCATAGCCCATCTCGACGTCCGCGCTCACCGGAAGTCGCGTCGCTCGCACGACGCGCGCGATCGCGGCGAGCATCTCGTCGCGCGGGACGCGCTCACCGTCGGGGTAGCCCAGGCTGAAGGCGACGCCGGCGCTCGAGGTCGCGATCGCCTCGAACCCCTCGTGCTCGAAGAGGACGGCGCTGCCGGGATCCCAGACGCTGCCGACGACGAGGACGTCCGGGCCCTCGTGATGGCGGAGGAACCGTTCGGCACGTTCGCGCTGGGTCGACCTGTCCATGATGTCCCTCTGCGCCGCGTGGCGCTTCACGCCGGGATCGCCTTCGCTCAGGATGTTCCCGAGAGAAGCGCATAGCCCATCATGATGTCAACGGCAGAGAATTCACGACCGAGGATGATCTTCCCCGCCACGGTCGCACGGCCCCGCGGAGCCGCAAGGTGAGAGCGGTGAATTGACCCACCCCGGCGGCTCTGGTAGCGCGTTGATCATGCCGAAGGCGCGCAAGCGAGTGGCGTCAACGCCTGCACTGCTGCGGAGGGTGCTCAGGTCGCCGTCGTACCGCGGTAAGCACGTCATCCTCGTTCACGGGAAAGTGTATGCGGCCACCTCCAGCGCGGAGGTGAGGCGTCTGTTCGACACGGTGGTGAGGGATTTCCCAGACGAGACCCCGACCTTGGCCTACGTCCCGCGGGGTGATGCTCTCGTGCTCGTGCTCCATTGAGCATCAGCTTCCCCTTCGAGCGGCAGCCCTCGGAGGTTTTCGGGACGATTCATCGCCCTGTCGTACCGGCGCAGCTCTGGTCCGCGCGGGCCGGAAGGTGGGTGAGGGTCGTCATGATCGTCGATACGGGAGCGGACTATACCCTGCTGGCGCGCGTGCACGCCGCGATACTTGGTGTCGATTTGCGAAAGAACTGCCGGCGAGTGGCGACAGCAGGTATCGGCGGTACGGAGACAGTGTACCTCCTGCCGCGGCTCAGAATGCGGCTCGGACCATGGTCGCGCGTCATCCCCGTTGGGTTTCTCGATCGAGACGATGTCCCTCCCCTCATGGGCCGCACGGGCTGTCTCGACACCTTCGACGTCCGCTTCGCACGCCGCCGGACGACGTTCAGCGCGCAGCGCCCAGCATAATGGAGACACCTGGCGCGCAGGCGCTGCCGGATGCGCCGCGAACCGTGCGCCGCTTGACACTCTCGTCCCTGCCATGACGTGATGGAGCCCGTGGACGACGCGAACACCGGCGACCTCCGTTGCCTCGAGTGCAGCACTGCGATCAGCGAGGGCGTGGCGACCGTCCGCACGGCGCGCGGCGTCTTCTGCGCCGACTGCTTCGCGCGCCTGAAGCAGCAGGCGCAGCAGGTCCTCGCGGCCCAGTCCGAGAACATCGACTTCGCCCGCGCCCTGGCGGGCGCGTTGCTCGGTGGAATCGGCGGCGCGGTGGTGTGGTGGGGGGTGACGATCGCCACCCACGTCAGCTTCGGCCTGGTCGCGATCGTGATCGGCGTGGCGGTGGGCAAGGGCATCGTCATGCTCACCGGCGGCAAGCGGGCGCAGAGCCTCCAGGTGATGTCGGTCGTGGTGGCGGCCGCGGCGTATGCCGTCGGCACCTATCTCACCAAGCGCACGTTCATCCTCGAGTACCTGCACCGGCAGGGCAAGCTGGTCGACCTGCCGCTCGTACCGACCAGCCCGAGCTACTTCTTCGGGGTCGCGTCGGCGGGCTTCCAGGTCTTCGATCTCGTCTTCCTGGCCATCGTCGTGCACCAGGCATGGAAGATCCCGGCCCCGGTCCGGCTCCCGGGCTGATCCGTGGCCGAGCAGACTCTGTCGGAGCGCGATCGGCACCTGCGCAACCTGGGCGCGGTCGCCGAGCACCTCTTCACGCAGCAGGCTCAGGCATCCCCCGCGCCCGCGCGCGAGGGACAGGTGGCGACCCGACTCCGGCGCTGGGGGGCGCCGGGCGTACTGCTCGCGGTCCTGCTCGGCAAGCTCAAGTGGCTCCTGGTCGCGGCCAAGTTCCTCAAGCTGAGCACGCTGCTCAGCATGCTGCTCATGGTCGGGGTCTACGGCACGATTTGGGGGATACCGTTCGCAGTCGGGTTCGTGCTCCTCATCTTCGTCCACGAGCTGGGACACGCCCTGGTGATGCGTCAGCAAGGCATCCCCGCCGGGCCGCCCGTGTTCATCCCGTTCGTGGGGGCCGTGATCGCGATGCGCGGCCTGCCGCGCGACGCCTACGTCGAGGCGGTGGTGGCGATCGGCGGCCCGCTGCTAGGCTCGCTCGGCGCCGCCGTGTGCCTCGCCGCCGCCGTGACGACCGGCGAGCGCTTCTGGTACGCGCTCGCCTCGACCGGCTTCCTGATCAACCTGTTCAACCTGATCCCGCTCTACCCCCTCGACGGCGGCCGGATCATCGGCGCGATCAGCCGCTGGCTGTGGCTGGTGGGCGCCGCCGTCGGCGTGACCGTGTTCCTGATCACGCAGTCGCCGCTCATGCTCCTCGTCCTGCTGTTCGGGCTGCTGAACGTGGGCCAGCTGCGGCGCGGCCCGGCCGCGGACTACTATCGCATCCCGGCCGCGCGCCGGATCGCGATCGGGACGGCCTACCTGGGGCTCGTGGTGGCGCTCGTGTGCGCCAGCACGTGGACGGAGCAGGCGCTGCGCGGTCTTCCGGCGGCCGCCGCGCAGGCGGCCGCGCTGGTGGCGCTCGGGGCTACCGCGGCACGCTCGTCCGCCGAGCGGGTGTAGGCGCCCCCGTCCCGGGCCGAGGGCTCACGGCCTGCCCACCTCGAGCACCGCCTTCCCCACGACCTCCCGCCGCGCGAGCGCGCCCAGCGCCTCGGCGGCCTTCTCGAGAGGGAAGCGGTGCGAGATGGCGGGCTTCAGCTTTCCGTCCTTCCACCAGTCGAAGAGCAGCTCGAAGTTCCTTCGATTCGTGTCCGGCTCGCGAGCGGCGAATCCCCCCCAGAAGACGCCGACCACCGAGCACCCCTTGAGGAGGATCAGGTTTACCTTGGCGCTCGGAATGGCGCCGCTCGCGAACCCGATGACGAGGAGCCGCCCGTCCCACGCGATGCAGCGGAGCGATTGATCGAAGACGTCGCCGCCCACGGGATCGTAGATCACGTCGGCGCCGCCGCCGGTGATCGCTTTCACGGCCTCCTTCCAGTCGGGGTTCGTCCTGTAGTTCACCAGGTGCTCGACGCCGTAGAGCTCCTCGAGCCGCGCGAGCTTCCGGTCGTCGCCGCCCGTCGCCACGACGCGCGCGCCGAGTATCTTGCCGACCTCGATCGCGGCGGTGCCGACGCCACCCGTCGCGCCGTGCACGAGCAACGACTCGCCGGGTCGGAGCCGTGCCCTCTGCACGAGGGCGTACACGGTCGTTCCGTACGTCGTGGGGAGCACGGTCCCGACCTCGTAGGGCATTCCCTCGGGCATCCGGAGCGCCTTGTCGCGAGCGACGACGACCTCCTCGGCGAAGCCGTTCCACCCGCAC harbors:
- a CDS encoding isocitrate lyase/phosphoenolpyruvate mutase family protein, yielding MDRSTQRERAERFLRHHEGPDVLVVGSVWDPGSAVLFEHEGFEAIATSSAGVAFSLGYPDGERVPRDEMLAAIARVVRATRLPVSADVEMGYGRTAHEVSETCRGVLDAGAIGVNLEDATGDDDRPLVEPELQAEKIRAVRATADALGIHLVINARTDVYLLQVGEEPARFAEAVRRTNLYRQAGADCLFVPGVVDRGTIARLVREIDGPLNVLAVAGTPPVAELAAVGVRRVSQGSGPARAALATARRVARELRTRGTYTSYTAEAISYADANRLFERGGAPRASS
- a CDS encoding transglutaminase domain-containing protein codes for the protein MKHPLTIAVLVCWLTMLALLVRKQASPPATDLAMLQPSAAEAGSAPPREEWLGIYQGERKIGYARRSVAPTAGGYQVRDESTLALAMLGTPQRLTTSLAAETDQRFGLRSFRFALVSPAATFTAGGTSDGRRLVVRYGAGDRLDTLAVPLEGPIYLATTFRPRIAAARPAPGTRYSHTVFSPLTLRSEPVTTVVEGRETIDGIETLRVDEEQQGLRTHVWLADDGRAVREEAMLGLVLRAEPRDTALRGLDTAAPLDLATVARIPLRGTIANARETTALTLRVSGPALGSVPDDPPRQRMRAGRLRIVREAAPGPGSPPPGPAEELYVAPSPFIESDDPTIVARARAIVGDERDPVRRAERLLHWVATSLTREPSATVPSAREVLRVRRGDCNEHAVLLTALARAAGIPARMIAGAVYLDGDFLYHAWSELWLGRWVSADAVFDQMPVDATHVKLLEGGPERHLGLAGLVGQLSFATPEAGT
- a CDS encoding site-2 protease family protein — encoded protein: MAEQTLSERDRHLRNLGAVAEHLFTQQAQASPAPAREGQVATRLRRWGAPGVLLAVLLGKLKWLLVAAKFLKLSTLLSMLLMVGVYGTIWGIPFAVGFVLLIFVHELGHALVMRQQGIPAGPPVFIPFVGAVIAMRGLPRDAYVEAVVAIGGPLLGSLGAAVCLAAAVTTGERFWYALASTGFLINLFNLIPLYPLDGGRIIGAISRWLWLVGAAVGVTVFLITQSPLMLLVLLFGLLNVGQLRRGPAADYYRIPAARRIAIGTAYLGLVVALVCASTWTEQALRGLPAAAAQAAALVALGATAARSSAERV
- a CDS encoding ABC transporter ATP-binding protein codes for the protein MIRLERLQKTYGALVAVDDLSLEVEPGCVFGFLGRNGAGKTTTIRMMVGLLEPTAGTAVLGGHDIRRAPEAAKAVTGYLPDHPFLYDKLTALEFLRFVGGLYGLGGAEAGRRARLLLEEFGLGRMAGELTETLSQGMRQRLALAAALVHRPRVLVLDEPMVGLDPEGTLELRHLVRRLAGDGVTIFLSTHSLAVAEELCGRIGIIDRGRLVIVGTLDDLRARAGSNDGSSPSLETVFLDILHAGGDGRA
- a CDS encoding NADPH:quinone oxidoreductase family protein; protein product: MKAVLCKAYGPPEKLVYEDTERPPLGPGDVRIRVRAAGVNFPDLLIIENKYQFKPPLPFAPGGEVAGDVIEVGAEAKGFSVGDRVIGMCGWNGFAEEVVVARDKALRMPEGMPYEVGTVLPTTYGTTVYALVQRARLRPGESLLVHGATGGVGTAAIEVGKILGARVVATGGDDRKLARLEELYGVEHLVNYRTNPDWKEAVKAITGGGADVIYDPVGGDVFDQSLRCIAWDGRLLVIGFASGAIPSAKVNLILLKGCSVVGVFWGGFAAREPDTNRRNFELLFDWWKDGKLKPAISHRFPLEKAAEALGALARREVVGKAVLEVGRP